One genomic segment of Coffea arabica cultivar ET-39 chromosome 6e, Coffea Arabica ET-39 HiFi, whole genome shotgun sequence includes these proteins:
- the LOC140009237 gene encoding probable serine/threonine-protein kinase PBL8 isoform X2, which yields MGNCGTREESAVVSGAHHQVQQLQALSAAASRNPFPCAPADKRHGHGRSTSDLSSDPCTPRHFEDFTNNSFLYTHVIAFSLFELETITKSFRSDYILGEGGFGTVYKGYIDENVRVGLKSLPVAVKVLNKEGLQGHREWLTEVNFLGQLRHPNLVKLIGYCCEDDHRLLVYEFMFRGSLENHLFRKATVTLSWSTRMMIALGAAKGLAFLHNAERPVIYRDFKTSNILLDSDYTAKLSDFGLAKAGPQGDETHVSTRVMGTYGYAAPEYVMTGHLTARSDVYSFGVVLLELLTGKKSVDKTRPSKEQNLVDWARPKLNDKRKMLQIIDPRLENQYSVRAAQKACSLAYYCLSQNPKARPLMSDVVETLEPLQCSGGGTDGGSVLLAAASSSASFQIGTGGPIAPGRARDYRLEQRFGGTVRPTTASCRSPNPDCSPGGGPTACRVR from the exons ATGGGGAATTGTGGAACTAGGGAGGAGTCCGCTGTCGTCTCCGGTGCTCATCACCAAG TTCAGCAGCTCCAGGCTTTATCCGCAGCAGCCAGTAGAAATCCATTCCCGTGTGCTCCCGCTGACAAGAGGCACGGCCACGGTCGTTCCACCTCAGATCTAAGCAGCGATCCTTGTACCCCCCGCCATTTTGAAGACTTCACCAACAACTCCTTCCTCTATACCCATGTCATCGCCTTCTCCCTATTCGAGCTGGAGACCATCACCAAGAGCTTCCGCTCGGACTACATTCTCGGCGAGGGCGGCTTTGGTACCGTTTACAAGGGCTACATTGATGAGAACGTCAGAGTTGGCCTCAAATCCCTTCCCGTTGCCGTTAAGGTTCTCAACAAGGAGGGCCTTCAGGGCCACCGTGAATGGCTC ACCGAGGTCAATTTCCTTGGCCAGCTTCGCCATCCTAATCTGGTCAAGCTGATTGGGTATTGCTGCGAGGATGATCACAGATTACTCGTTTATGAGTTCATGTTCCGCGGCAGCCTGGAAAATCACCTTTTCCGAA AGGCAACAGTTACATTATCGTGGTCAACAAGAATGATGATTGCTCTTGGAGCAGCTAAAGGACTTGCTTTCCTTCACAATGCTGAAAGACCAGTAATCTACCGAGACTTTAAGACGTCAAACATTTTACTGGACTCT GATTACACAGCTAAACTTTCTGATTTTGGGCTTGCAAAAGCTGGGCCACAAGGTGATGAGACCCATGTTTCAACTCGAGTTATGGGAACTTATGGATATGCAGCTCCTGAATATGTAATGACAG GGCATCTTACTGCAAGGAGTGATGTGTACAGTTTTGGGGTGGTCCTGCTAGAGCTATTGACTGGAAAGAAGTCTGTAGACAAGACCAGACCAAGCAAGGAGCAGAATTTGGTGGATTGGGCCAGGCCGAAGCTaaatgataaaaggaaaatgctcCAAATAATAGATCCAAGATTAGAAAATCAGTACTCTGTCAGGGCGGCACAAAAGGCGTGCAGTCTAGCGTACTATTGCTTGAGCCAGAACCCGAAAGCAAGGCCCTTAATGAGTGATGTGGTCGAGACTTTGGAGCCTCTACAATGCAGTGGTGGCGGTACAGATGGAGGTTCGGTATTATTGGCGGCGGCGTCCTCATCAGCCTCTTTTCAAATTGGTACTGGTGGTCCAATTGCGCCTGGAAGAGCACGAGACTATCGGTTGGAACAAAGATTTGGTGGTACAGTTCGTCCTACTACTGCGAGTTGCCGGTCTCCCAACCCAGACTGTTCTCCAGGAGGTGGCCCCACTGCATGCCGGGTTAGATGA
- the LOC140009237 gene encoding probable serine/threonine-protein kinase PBL8 isoform X1 encodes MGNCGTREESAVVSGAHHQVQQLQALSAAASRNPFPCAPADKRHGHGRSTSDLSSDPCTPRHFEDFTNNSFLYTHVIAFSLFELETITKSFRSDYILGEGGFGTVYKGYIDENVRVGLKSLPVAVKVLNKEGLQGHREWLTEVNFLGQLRHPNLVKLIGYCCEDDHRLLVYEFMFRGSLENHLFRSIHLCLSSYRLTKATVTLSWSTRMMIALGAAKGLAFLHNAERPVIYRDFKTSNILLDSDYTAKLSDFGLAKAGPQGDETHVSTRVMGTYGYAAPEYVMTGHLTARSDVYSFGVVLLELLTGKKSVDKTRPSKEQNLVDWARPKLNDKRKMLQIIDPRLENQYSVRAAQKACSLAYYCLSQNPKARPLMSDVVETLEPLQCSGGGTDGGSVLLAAASSSASFQIGTGGPIAPGRARDYRLEQRFGGTVRPTTASCRSPNPDCSPGGGPTACRVR; translated from the exons ATGGGGAATTGTGGAACTAGGGAGGAGTCCGCTGTCGTCTCCGGTGCTCATCACCAAG TTCAGCAGCTCCAGGCTTTATCCGCAGCAGCCAGTAGAAATCCATTCCCGTGTGCTCCCGCTGACAAGAGGCACGGCCACGGTCGTTCCACCTCAGATCTAAGCAGCGATCCTTGTACCCCCCGCCATTTTGAAGACTTCACCAACAACTCCTTCCTCTATACCCATGTCATCGCCTTCTCCCTATTCGAGCTGGAGACCATCACCAAGAGCTTCCGCTCGGACTACATTCTCGGCGAGGGCGGCTTTGGTACCGTTTACAAGGGCTACATTGATGAGAACGTCAGAGTTGGCCTCAAATCCCTTCCCGTTGCCGTTAAGGTTCTCAACAAGGAGGGCCTTCAGGGCCACCGTGAATGGCTC ACCGAGGTCAATTTCCTTGGCCAGCTTCGCCATCCTAATCTGGTCAAGCTGATTGGGTATTGCTGCGAGGATGATCACAGATTACTCGTTTATGAGTTCATGTTCCGCGGCAGCCTGGAAAATCACCTTTTCCGAAGTATCCACCTATGTCTCTCTTCTTACCGCCTTACAA AGGCAACAGTTACATTATCGTGGTCAACAAGAATGATGATTGCTCTTGGAGCAGCTAAAGGACTTGCTTTCCTTCACAATGCTGAAAGACCAGTAATCTACCGAGACTTTAAGACGTCAAACATTTTACTGGACTCT GATTACACAGCTAAACTTTCTGATTTTGGGCTTGCAAAAGCTGGGCCACAAGGTGATGAGACCCATGTTTCAACTCGAGTTATGGGAACTTATGGATATGCAGCTCCTGAATATGTAATGACAG GGCATCTTACTGCAAGGAGTGATGTGTACAGTTTTGGGGTGGTCCTGCTAGAGCTATTGACTGGAAAGAAGTCTGTAGACAAGACCAGACCAAGCAAGGAGCAGAATTTGGTGGATTGGGCCAGGCCGAAGCTaaatgataaaaggaaaatgctcCAAATAATAGATCCAAGATTAGAAAATCAGTACTCTGTCAGGGCGGCACAAAAGGCGTGCAGTCTAGCGTACTATTGCTTGAGCCAGAACCCGAAAGCAAGGCCCTTAATGAGTGATGTGGTCGAGACTTTGGAGCCTCTACAATGCAGTGGTGGCGGTACAGATGGAGGTTCGGTATTATTGGCGGCGGCGTCCTCATCAGCCTCTTTTCAAATTGGTACTGGTGGTCCAATTGCGCCTGGAAGAGCACGAGACTATCGGTTGGAACAAAGATTTGGTGGTACAGTTCGTCCTACTACTGCGAGTTGCCGGTCTCCCAACCCAGACTGTTCTCCAGGAGGTGGCCCCACTGCATGCCGGGTTAGATGA